The stretch of DNA AATGTCTGCAGCCACGTTCTTAGCTGAGGAGAGGGGGACAGGTATGTCAGTTCCATGTCAGCAATGACCAATCTTTATGGTACAGGTGAGAAACGCTAGGTGATTCTGCTCTCAACTACCCCTATCCCGCGAGTATGAGTCAGCCCGGTCCTCAGAACTTACCAATGAGATGATCACGCATCTTGTCCAGCACAGATTCCATGTCTTCACGACTCAAGCTCTTTGAACCCACAAGGCCCTTCAGCATACCAAACATGCCACCCAGTGTTCCCTTGGTCGCACTGCAGGGACAGGAgattacacatacacataaaaccAGTAGGCAGGAGTTGTATCTTACCAGTTTTGCAGATGCATATACCAACCCCCACCTGAAATTCCCCTACCTAGGTTTGGTAGAGTTTTGAGCAGCCCCTTCGTCATCAGAGCTGCTGCAGTCCAGATCCTGAAGCTGCCCCCCAGACCCAGTCCCTCGAATCTGGAAGATACGGGGAAAGGATGTGGGGTCAGGAACACTAAGGTCTCTGAGGAAAACGTCCACATTGCTCTATCTCTTTCATTTTGGGAAGCTCCAAGTATAACTTACCCCTCATTCAAATCCCAGTATCACGTTCCCACACTCTACTTCCTCCCAATTTGTTGTTAAAGATCACTTTGACCCCTGTTACCTCTTACCAGGTTGATGTCCTCAGACAAGGCAGCCTCAGGGGTTCCATTGGTGGTGGGAGTACTGTAATCCAACACTTCTTTGTTAGCACAGCCACCCAGTTCCCACACCCGGGGTGCTTTTTTGCCCTTCTCCTTTGGAGCATCTGACTTCGTGGACTTGCTGCAACAGGTTATGATACAAAGAGTTATGGTGGAGAAGTAGGAAAGGAAACATGAGCCAGAGACCAGAACTCCCTTGCACCCATTGTGTCTAGATAACAGTATTTTGAGAGTACTGGAGAAAGAGTGCTCACTTGGACTTCTCCATACCCCTCCCATGCTTCTGAATGAACTCCTCGCGCTTCCTGCGGATCAGCTCCTCTTTGGAAAGTTCTACTCCGTTCTCAGGACCCACTGGAAGACCTGACTTTTCTGCAGGGACTGGTTTGCTGGTAGCCAAAGGACCATCAGAACCTGTTGGGGAAAAAACTcactgaagaaaaaagaagaccaaTCCCAACCACTAGACAATGGCTAAAAGTCTTCCAAATTGTTCAAAGGAAATTTGGACCAAACATCTTGGAGTTCATAAGGCCTGGGGATTATAGGATGGTGACCATTTGAGTGAGAAGCAGGTAAGCAATGACAAAAGGAAGGACCACCTCAGTCCTTAGCACCGTGTTAACACCTTTCATGTCCCAGTATATCCAAAGAACTCAAACTTGCCTTCCTTCTTGGCCCCCTTTTTTTTGCtattctttgctttttccttgGGCTTTTCCCCCCGTGTCTCAATCATGGACCTCACAGGTTTCTTGGCCTTTTCAGAATCTTCAAATTTCTTCATGGTAGTGGGAGCACGGATCTTACTGCTCTCCTCTGCTTCACTAAACAAAAAGGAGAATGGTTTATCTTTCTACCCCatgcagaaggaaaaataacGGTCCAGAGAAAGGACTCTCACACCCAAGAGGACAATGAGAACTGGGTAGCAAATTAGGAATGTCTTTGAACACATCAATTTACCACCTTTGAACCACCTTCAGAGAGGTCATCAAATCATGGAAATAAATTGATTTTAGAGAAGGCAGGTCTCTCACCGAAGGAGCCGCAGGAAGTCATTTTGGAAATCAAAAGTGCCATTTAATAAACTTAAAGCACTTTGCTGTTGGATCTCTGTGCGGTACTTGTCCCGAAACAGCCGATGCACGTCATCTATCAATTTGTCTACATATGTCAGTGTCAGGATCTTCTGAAAACCAACCTGTTTAGGGGAAGAAACAGCCAACAGATCTGCTTACATACTAGCCTAGAATGGAGGGACGCCAACTCAACCCTGGCTTTCAGAGATAGGTTCAGCTACCTGGCCGGTTTCCCTGTCCTGAGAGGCAGCCAAGCTCCCTGCCTGGGCCCAGTAGCTGCTGTTTTCCCCCATCTACCTTTCTAGTTTTTTCAGTTACGTCATCATATACACTGGCTGCAATTAATCAGAGTTCTCTTAAAAATCAGGGCTATGTTAACAATGCAATCGTCCCTCTACAACACCCCACTTACCACAAACACCAGCTCAAACTGGTTGTCCAGTTTATACTTGAGTGTGAGTGCCTCATGGGTGAAGGAGTTGTTACCTCCCCGTTCCTGGAGAAAGAGTATGTCTCAGTGTTCAGACTATCCCCAGAAAACCCAGGTTTGGGCCCTGGGTTTGGATAACCTTTGGGAAAGAGCCAAACATTTCCCCCAAAC from Homo sapiens chromosome 11, GRCh38.p14 Primary Assembly encodes:
- the SRPRA gene encoding signal recognition particle receptor subunit alpha isoform 1 (isoform 1 is encoded by transcript variant 1) codes for the protein MLDFFTIFSKGGLVLWCFQGVSDSCTGPVNALIRSVLLQERGGNNSFTHEALTLKYKLDNQFELVFVVGFQKILTLTYVDKLIDDVHRLFRDKYRTEIQQQSALSLLNGTFDFQNDFLRLLREAEESSKIRAPTTMKKFEDSEKAKKPVRSMIETRGEKPKEKAKNSKKKGAKKEGSDGPLATSKPVPAEKSGLPVGPENGVELSKEELIRRKREEFIQKHGRGMEKSNKSTKSDAPKEKGKKAPRVWELGGCANKEVLDYSTPTTNGTPEAALSEDINLIRGTGSGGQLQDLDCSSSDDEGAAQNSTKPSATKGTLGGMFGMLKGLVGSKSLSREDMESVLDKMRDHLIAKNVAADIAVQLCESVANKLEGKVMGTFSTVTSTVKQALQESLVQILQPQRRVDMLRDIMDAQRRQRPYVVTFCGVNGVGKSTNLAKISFWLLENGFSVLIAACDTFRAGAVEQLRTHTRRLSALHPPEKHGGRTMVQLFEKGYGKDAAGIAMEAIAFARNQGFDVVLVDTAGRMQDNAPLMTALAKLITVNTPDLVLFVGEALVGNEAVDQLVKFNRALADHSMAQTPRLIDGIVLTKFDTIDDKVGAAISMTYITSKPIVFVGTGQTYCDLRSLNAKAVVAALMKA
- the SRPRA gene encoding signal recognition particle receptor subunit alpha isoform X2 translates to MLDFFTIFSKGGLVLWCFQGVSDSCTGPVNALIRSVLLQERGGNNSFTHEALTLKYKLDNQFELVFVVGFQKILTLTYVDKLIDDVHRLFRDKYRTEIQQQSALSLLNGTFDFQNDFLRLLREAEESSKIRAPTTMKKFEDSEKAKKPVRSMIETRGEKPKEKAKNSKKKGAKKEGSDGPLATSKPVPAEKSGLPVGPENGVELSKEELIRRKREEFIQKHGRGMEKSNKSTKSDAPKEKGKKAPRVWELGGCANKEVLDYSTPTTNGTPEAALSEDINLIRGTGSGGQLQDLDCSSSDDEGAAQNSTKPSATKGTLGGMFGMLKGLVGSKSLSREDMESVLDKMRDHLIAKNVAADIAVQLCESVANKLEGKVMGTFSTVTSTVKQALQESLVQILQPQRRVDMLRDIMDAQRRQRPYVVTFCGVNGVGKSTNLAKISFWLLENGFSVLIAACDTFRAGAVEQLRTHTRRLSALHPPEKHGGRTMVQLFEKGYGKDAAGIAMEAIAFARNQGFDVVLVDTAGRMQDNAPLMTALAKLITVNTPDLVLFVGEALVGNEAVDQLVKFNRALADHSMAQTPRLIDGIVLTKFDTIDDKVNVRLEAGMGVLHKGAEAARKSWLQRFLFLRGFKMHLT